Proteins encoded by one window of Bubalus bubalis isolate 160015118507 breed Murrah chromosome 4, NDDB_SH_1, whole genome shotgun sequence:
- the LOC112584315 gene encoding translation machinery-associated protein 7-like, giving the protein MSDHEGGKKKPLNQPMKKAKEMDKEDKAFKQKQKEEQKKLKELKAKAEGKGPLATSGIKKSGKK; this is encoded by the coding sequence ATGTCGGACCACGAAGGTGGCAAGAAGAAGCCCCTGAACCAGCCTATGAAGAAAGCCAAGGAGATGGATAAGGAAGATAAGGCATTCaagcagaagcagaaggaggAGCAGAAGAAACTCAAGGAGCTAAAAGCAAAGGCTGAGGGGAAAGGGCCCCTGGCCACCAGTGGAATTAAGAAATCTGGCAAAAAGTAA